Within Lactobacillus amylovorus DSM 20531, the genomic segment TACATTACCAGCAACGTAAACACCAGTTAAACCTTCAGCTGCAACACGGTCGGCCTTCTTAGCAACCTTAGCCATACCCTTTTCGTGAAGGTATTCAATGGCCTTGTCCATGTCACCGTCAACTTCTACCAATGCCTTCTTAGCGTCCATAACGCCAGCACCGGTACGTTCACGTAATTCCTTAACTTGCTTTGCAGTAATTGCCATTAATATGTCCTCCTACAGAACTAACAGTAAAAACTAGTCTTCTGGGTTTTCTTCAGCGCTAACGATTTCGTCTGAACCATCAGCATTTTCTTTGAAGTCTACTTCAACAGTTTCGTCATCTTGACCTTGCTTACCTTCAACGATAGCGTCTGCCATTGCACCAGCGATTAAGCGGATAGCACGGATAGCGTCATCGTTTGAAGGAATAACAACGTCGATTGGGTCTGGATCGGTGTTGGTGTCAACCATAGCTACAACTGGGATACCCAAAATGTTAGCTTCGTGAACAGCGATCTTTTCCTTCTTAGGGTCTACTACGAACAATACATCTGGAATTCTTGGCATGTCTTCGATACCGCCTAAGAATTTTTCAAGCTTGTCCATTTCCTTAGTTAAAAGTGCAACTTCCTTCTTTGGTAATACATCGAAGGTACCGTCTTGTGACATTTCCTTTAATTGCTTTAATCTTCTAACACGACTTTGAATAGTAGTCCAGTTAGTCAAAGTACCACCTAACCAACGTTGGTTTACGTAGTATTGACCTGCACGAGTTGCTTCTTCAGCAATTGAGTCTTGAGCTTGCTTCTTAGTACCTACAAACAAGAATACGCCGCCGTCTTGTGCAACAGCCTTCATGAAGTTGTAAGCATCATCTAACATCTTGATAGTCTTTTGCAAGTCAATGATGTAGATACCATTTCTTTGAGTGAAAATGTAAGGAGCCATCTTTGGGTTCCATCTTCTAGTTTGGTGACCGAAGTGGACACCAGCTTCAAGCAATTGCTTCATAGTAACAACGTCTGCCATATTTAAATTCCTCCTATGGTTTTAAATCCTCTCAAGCGTTCATTTCATCATCTAACCACTACCTAGGGCACCACGATGATGATCGCTCTTGATGTGTTTTTTACTTATGCTTACACAGCATACTCGACTATTTTACAAGATTTTAGTCAATCTGACAAGACTAAAATTTAATATTATGATCCCGTAAAAATTTCTCTTTCCAGCTGCGAGAATGATGTTTAAACCAATACTCTCTCTTGAGTGCCAATCTTTTATCATCAAATTGTTCATGGTAAATCATCCGCACTGGTCGTCTAGCTTTAGTATACTTAGCACCCTTACCTTCATTATGCAGTTTTAAACGATGCTCAAGATCGTTCGTAAAGCCGCCATAAAAACTACCATCATTGCAAAGCAATACATAAAAGTAATATTTACCTTTTGCATCGTGCTTTGCTCGATCTTCATCGGTCTCACGCACAATCCGTTGAATAATTGGTTGAAATTCACCGTTTTGATCATGAACTTCAATTGCATCCCTCAACTCTGTGCCATCTGTTCCCGTATGCTTAACAGCTTCCACAATAATTAAATTAGTATTCTCACCGCGATGAGAAACAAAAG encodes:
- the rpsB gene encoding 30S ribosomal protein S2, which translates into the protein MADVVTMKQLLEAGVHFGHQTRRWNPKMAPYIFTQRNGIYIIDLQKTIKMLDDAYNFMKAVAQDGGVFLFVGTKKQAQDSIAEEATRAGQYYVNQRWLGGTLTNWTTIQSRVRRLKQLKEMSQDGTFDVLPKKEVALLTKEMDKLEKFLGGIEDMPRIPDVLFVVDPKKEKIAVHEANILGIPVVAMVDTNTDPDPIDVVIPSNDDAIRAIRLIAGAMADAIVEGKQGQDDETVEVDFKENADGSDEIVSAEENPED